The following coding sequences are from one bacterium SCSIO 12741 window:
- the rsgA gene encoding ribosome small subunit-dependent GTPase A, with protein sequence MQPELSQLGFLEEWKIDQNERGWDDFLLGRVILEHKERYTVSTGQEEWDAEILGNLRYTATSRRDFPAVGDWVALQPYEEGKALIHGVFPRKSILERSAVGKQGEKQIIATNIDYAFIVQSVNRDFSINRLERYLTLCYDSGVEPIVILSKIDLIDGEQAKELVTQVKSRMNQVPVYAISTLTGEGWEPLTHLLETGKTYCLLGSSGVGKSTILNALRGEEKMKTGEISGSIDRGKHVTTHRELVVLESGGILIDNPGMREVGMTDNETGMETTFEEILELAQNCRFSDCSHTEEKGCALLEAVDNGELDPEAYSHFMKLQREKARFEGTVREKRLKDKQQGKLYKRIINAKNKRHD encoded by the coding sequence ATGCAACCCGAGTTAAGCCAATTAGGATTTTTAGAAGAGTGGAAAATCGACCAGAATGAAAGGGGATGGGATGATTTCCTCCTCGGTCGGGTTATTCTTGAACACAAAGAACGATATACCGTAAGCACGGGCCAGGAAGAATGGGACGCTGAAATATTAGGTAACCTTCGATATACGGCCACCAGTCGGCGCGATTTTCCAGCTGTTGGCGATTGGGTGGCACTTCAGCCTTATGAGGAAGGCAAAGCCTTAATTCACGGAGTTTTTCCCAGGAAATCCATTCTGGAACGATCTGCCGTTGGGAAGCAAGGCGAGAAGCAAATCATTGCCACCAATATTGATTATGCCTTTATTGTTCAATCCGTTAATCGGGATTTTAGCATCAATCGCCTGGAGCGCTACTTGACCTTGTGTTACGATTCTGGAGTGGAACCCATTGTGATTTTGAGCAAAATCGATTTGATTGATGGTGAGCAAGCCAAAGAGTTGGTAACTCAGGTGAAAAGTAGAATGAACCAGGTACCCGTTTATGCCATTAGTACGCTAACTGGCGAAGGATGGGAGCCTCTGACTCACCTTTTAGAAACAGGAAAAACTTACTGCTTGCTGGGATCTTCCGGGGTAGGGAAGTCTACCATCCTCAATGCCCTTCGGGGAGAAGAGAAGATGAAAACCGGAGAGATCAGTGGTTCAATCGACCGGGGCAAACATGTGACGACTCATCGCGAATTGGTGGTTTTGGAATCGGGGGGAATCTTGATCGATAATCCCGGAATGCGCGAAGTGGGTATGACCGACAATGAAACGGGAATGGAAACCACCTTTGAGGAGATTCTGGAATTGGCTCAGAATTGTCGTTTTTCCGATTGCTCTCACACCGAGGAGAAAGGATGTGCTCTACTCGAAGCCGTTGACAATGGGGAGCTCGATCCGGAAGCTTATTCTCATTTTATGAAATTGCAACGGGAGAAAGCCCGATTCGAGGGAACCGTTCGAGAGAAGCGTCTAAAAGACAAGCAGCAGGGAAAACTGTACAAGCGCATCATTAACGCAAAAAACAAGAGACATGACTAA
- a CDS encoding DUF1330 domain-containing protein produces the protein MQDKKYLDATPEAGRDFYINHQEGAVVMLNLLKFKAEADYEGLDHLAPDEPITGKEAYREYMSETMPYLQAAGSEVLFYGSSSAFVIGPADESWDAVLLVKHASAAQFIAFAQNEDYLKIAGHRKAALEDSRLLPIKELPLDLGQ, from the coding sequence ATGCAAGACAAAAAATACCTGGACGCCACTCCCGAAGCGGGAAGAGATTTTTACATCAATCACCAAGAGGGAGCCGTTGTCATGTTGAATTTATTGAAATTCAAGGCCGAGGCTGATTATGAGGGCTTGGATCACCTGGCTCCAGATGAACCAATAACTGGAAAAGAGGCCTACCGTGAATACATGAGCGAAACCATGCCTTATCTGCAAGCGGCCGGAAGCGAAGTGTTGTTTTATGGTAGTAGTAGCGCCTTTGTTATCGGTCCTGCCGATGAATCCTGGGATGCCGTTTTATTGGTGAAACATGCCTCAGCAGCTCAGTTTATTGCTTTTGCCCAAAATGAGGACTATTTAAAAATTGCTGGACACAGAAAAGCAGCACTGGAAGATTCCAGGTTATTACCCATTAAAGAATTGCCTTTGGATTTAGGGCAATAG
- a CDS encoding aspartyl protease family protein, with the protein MILTKSRFLLIGLVLLFMGCMPGLHRSFLKGDLPKTTFKETVACENNLGLLILPVTIRGKSYRFLFDSGAPLSLSKEIQEELGFKQVTKSMMRDSDGTTRALKFVKVDTIHVGSIPFIDQTAFVGDFKAHPILECMQLDGILGSNMMRYCNWTIDYQNLEITLFKGMELDSNLRGKEIAFRSNGQFDMITEWEAKGHAITNIKVDYGSVYGLTLPKQAISKLQEYEVFDTVFAETGWKRSGLFAQSSPFEGVRAFTDSMKWGEIELPNLEVKTGHSGLIGSKVLSRFVVTIDWSKRRLHFAPVQKKNEIEKTFGLGLGYNEEKGVFVQTLVHHSVADQAGIKPGMKVLKLNTLKMGDKSSYCGYIRWANSEDQQMNLWLVDESDTLAPIQLIKSPLF; encoded by the coding sequence ATGATTTTGACTAAAAGTCGCTTTTTACTTATTGGATTGGTGCTACTATTCATGGGGTGTATGCCCGGATTGCATCGCAGTTTTCTCAAAGGAGATTTGCCTAAGACTACCTTCAAAGAAACCGTTGCTTGTGAGAATAACCTGGGTTTACTGATTCTACCGGTTACCATTCGTGGCAAATCCTACCGCTTTTTGTTTGACAGTGGAGCTCCACTGAGTTTGTCCAAGGAAATACAGGAAGAGTTGGGCTTCAAACAAGTGACTAAATCCATGATGCGGGATTCGGATGGAACTACTCGGGCCCTTAAATTTGTTAAGGTAGATACGATCCATGTGGGTTCGATTCCGTTTATTGATCAAACGGCATTTGTAGGAGACTTTAAGGCCCATCCCATATTGGAATGCATGCAGTTAGACGGTATTCTTGGATCTAATATGATGCGGTACTGCAACTGGACCATTGATTATCAAAATCTGGAAATTACCCTTTTCAAAGGCATGGAGTTAGACAGTAACCTGAGGGGAAAAGAAATTGCCTTTCGCAGCAATGGGCAGTTTGATATGATCACCGAATGGGAAGCAAAAGGGCACGCTATAACCAATATCAAAGTTGATTATGGATCGGTGTATGGCTTGACTTTACCCAAACAGGCTATCAGCAAGCTTCAAGAATACGAGGTGTTCGATACCGTTTTTGCTGAAACAGGTTGGAAGCGATCGGGTTTGTTTGCTCAGTCGAGTCCCTTTGAGGGGGTACGGGCCTTTACGGATAGCATGAAGTGGGGCGAAATAGAATTGCCTAATCTGGAGGTGAAAACGGGGCACTCGGGGTTGATTGGATCCAAGGTTCTTTCCCGGTTTGTTGTTACCATCGATTGGTCCAAACGGCGCCTGCATTTTGCTCCGGTGCAGAAAAAGAATGAAATCGAGAAAACTTTTGGATTGGGATTGGGATACAACGAAGAAAAAGGAGTGTTTGTTCAAACCCTGGTCCACCATTCAGTGGCCGATCAGGCTGGAATCAAACCAGGTATGAAAGTGCTAAAATTGAATACCCTAAAAATGGGAGATAAATCATCGTATTGCGGTTATATTCGATGGGCCAATTCAGAAGATCAACAAATGAACTTGTGGCTTGTGGATGAATCTGATACTTTAGCACCCATCCAATTGATCAAATCACCCTTGTTTTAA